The Salvelinus namaycush isolate Seneca chromosome 5, SaNama_1.0, whole genome shotgun sequence genome segment attgagTAATATCATTATTTACTCGATGTTAGTGAGAACAGACATATGCagaatcactttggcactaaatGACAGCATTTGCACACTTACTGTCCAGCTAATCAAGATGCCAGTTGTCATTAGCTTAATTAAGGTCCACAGCTCAGAATACAACATAAACAACACACCACCTCAAGCAGTATGGAATGGGATGTTACCCCCGGTGACAGATAGTGTTTTTGCCATCTGCTAGCTAATTGCCTTCCTGTTTCTGCGTCATTCACTTTTCCTCCCATTCAAGTTTTTCCAGTTACCTGCCAGGCTATTGTGTTGCCCAGAGCGAGTGGGCCCACTTCAAGATCAATGTCAACAAGCATGAAAGCCTTCCGGTGAAGAAGTGAAGTGTCAGTAGCGGGGTATCAAAACTTCCCAAAATCGTCCAAGCGAAGTTCCAGATTCCACTATTGTGGTATTGCACCTGTAGTTATCTAATCTGTGACCACATATGTAAGATGAAATGCAACTACATTAGTGGAAAATCTGTATTACAATCTCTATTGAGCTCATGTTCAAGGGGAGATGGGTACTGGACTGTCCTTGCCCTTGATGACGGGGGATGATGGACAACCCCTAACTGTCCTCTGTGGTTTCAGGGAGAGCTAAAGGTGGAGCCAGCCTTCTTTTGAAGTGTCTCCATCCTGAGTCAGATTGTCTTTCTCAGCACAGGGCCTCACTGTATCAAAGACCCAGACTGCATAGAGACAAAGCTACATTGTGTTCAGTCAGTGTAGCCAGAGAGAGATACTGCTAATGAGCTTCCAGTCTACAGCCTCAGATCTGGCACTGGGAGGCTCGGCTAGAGTTTCAACTACCACCACAAAGTCATTATCGCTGCGCTTTCATTTCAGAAACAAAGTACTGCTCAAAGGAATCTGTTTGTTTGATCCCATGGTGGGCGCCTGGGCGGAGCAGCTTCTTATGGAACTGCGGAGAGTCAAGTCCCTTTCAAAGAGACAGACGAATTAAACTTTTATCGAGTTATCTTGACGTTCTCTCATTCAATGGGACATTCTTTGGTTATGAGGAACACATGAAATAGAATAgttattgtatttctatggttcaGATGTGACAATTATGGTGTAAGAAAACCCAATATATTTCTTTATGTGTGTAGCAATTCAAGAAATACAAACGCTTTTGTGTAAAGGCGTTAGAAAAGGTCTACAGTATTGACTTTATTTGGAAGCGGTGAGAGGTAAAAATCAGAAAAGCGACTGACCATAGCAGTAGCAGGAACCACCTGTGCTCATGCAGTAGAAAGTGATAATGGTTTCCCACAGAAAATAACAGGAAAGAAACGGCCATAATGATCACAAGGAGTTCTGTGTTTCTCAGGTTGGCAGAGCGGCAACTGTTGGATGCATGTCCATTCTAGCATGCCAAGTCTAATGCATTAGGCAAGATAATCACTATCCACTCAGTCCTCTCACTGCACGTTGTTGCACTTGTAGTTCTACCTATTCTTACAGTAGGCcttaaaaaagtatatatttgtTGGACTGTTAATGCTTAGATCAAGGACGAACCAAGATGTGTTCAAGGTCTTGGGTCTAATTCAAAGAACAATACTTAATAGTTTACAACATACTGAAAATGTCAAATTCATATGAAAATAAGTGTTGGTCAGTGGTGTTAGAGAGCTGCATATGGGTCACATGTCCCCACTAAGGACATAGCAAATGACCAATAACGAGAGGATTACCCTCTTTAAAATGGATTATAAGCCACATCTAGGGAGATAAAACCACAGCTTTACTAGTGAGTCCACTACAGCTTATCAGGCCCTTCACTTCCCTCAATGCCTATAGTATGCCAAATAATTCTAACAACActgaacatactgtatatcttCACACTGGACAGGTCACAATTGGTCTATTTAATTGGCTCAATTAATTAGCAACTTGCTACTTGTCCATTATTCTTTGGTAACATCCTGGTTGTGACTTATCAAATAGCAGTCATTGATAAACAGCATATTaccatacagtcgtggccaaaagttttgagaatgacacaaatattaattttcacaaagtctgctgcctcagtttgtatgatggcaatttggaTATActtcagaatgttatgaagaatgatcagatgaattgcaattaattgcaaagtccctctttgccatgcaaatgaactgaatcccccaaaaacatttccactgcatttcagccctgccacaaaagtaccagctgacatcatgtcagtgattctctcgttaacacgggtgtgagtgttgacgaggacaaggctggagatcactctgtcatgctgattgagttcgaataacagactggaagcttcaaaaggagggtggtgcttggaatcattgttcttcctctgtcaatcatggttacctgcaaggaaacacgtgccgtcatcattgctttgcacaaaaagggcttcacaggcaaggatattgctgccagtaagattgcacctaaatcaaccatatATCGgctcatcaagaacttcaaggagagcggttcaattgttgtgaagaaggcttcagggctcccaaaaaagtccagcaagcaccaggaccgtctcctaaagttgattcagctgcgagatcggggcaccaccagtacagagcttgctcaggaatggcagcaggcaggtgtgagtgcatctgcacacacagtgaggcgaagacttttggaggatggcctggtgtcaagaagggcagcaaagaagccacttctctccaggaaaaacatcagggacagactgatattctgcaaaaggtacagggattggactgctgaggattggggtaaagtcattttctctggtgaatcccctttctgattgtttgaggcatccggaaaaaagcttgtccggagaagacaaggtgagcgctaccatcagtcctgtgtcatgccaacagtaaagcatcctgagaccattcatgtgtgaggTTGCTTCTCagtcaagggagtgggctcactcacattttggcctaagaacacagccatgaataaagaatggtaccaacacatcctctgagagtaacttctcccaaccatccaggaacagtttggtgacgaacaatgccttttccaccatgatggagcaccttgccataaggcaaaagtgataactaagtggctcggggaacaaaacatcgatattttgggtccatggccaggaaactccccagaccttaatcccattgtgAACTTGTGGTCAaacctcaagaggcgggtggacaaacaaaaacccacaaattctgacaaactccaagcattgattatgcaagaatgggctgccatcagtcaggatgtggcccagaaatttattgacagcatgccagggcggattgcagaggtcttgaaaaagaagggtcaacactgcaaatattgactctttgcatcaacttcatgtaattgtcaataaaagcctttgacacttatgaaatgcttgtaattatacttcagtattccatagtaacatctgacaaaaatatctaaagacactgaagcagcaaactttgtggaaactaatatttgtgtcattctcaaaacttttggccatgactgtacatacTGTGGTGGTTTTGCAAAGAACCCTAATTTGGTCTTCACTCCAAGCAGGGGACAATGGTTGAAGAATTTGGGGTGAGTTGAGAGTGAAGGGTTCATGAAAACAGTGGGAGAGAAAGTGATACGAGGCTTAACTCTGCATGCAACATACACTGATTGCTGCCATATGatccatcagagagagagagagaaacctgaGTTGAAGTAAAGAAGAATCCCATTGCTTCCTCCTGATAACAGGGTTTCTCTGCCTGGCAGCCTGTTGCGCCTTCCTAGACAGGAGTGTTCCAGTGCATTGGACACCGATGAGTGAGCACACCAGAGAGAAGCCGTGATGAATgcagagggagagcaggggcAACGGCAGGGCCAGGCTCTGTTACCAGGGGTGGGGCACCAGATGCACTGGGGATCCTGACTTTAATTTAGTTTGATTTATGACTAAGGGGGTCAGAGGGCAATAACCGCCCCACAAGGTTTCACttgtagagagagaaaggggtccCGTCCCGTGTCTACTTCATATGAAACCTACACTATCATTCTAGTTCATCTTTTGTAATATTGTATATTTCGGTTCACTAGCTGACATATATCACAGCTGTGTTTCAAAACTGACTAAGCTGATTAAAACATGAAACCTTTACTATGAACAGATCAATGTACTTAATTCGAAGtaccccactgggcacacactggttgaatttcattgaaattatgtggaaacaacgttgaatagaggttgaattgacgtctgtgcccagtgggaccaTTCTTGCAAGTTACTTTAGCACACACACATTTTGGTCCAAAAACATTCTTCAAAGCCGAACACAATCCTAATGTTCAAATTACTAGCTGTAGCCTACAAATCAAGCCCTGGCACTGTAAGACAAGGGTTAGAAGATAAATAATTTAATTATCACAGATTCTGTCAGCCCGCTAACAGTTCCAAGCTCTCCATGCCGACAGCTgaggacagagtgagagagattaACCAGGCATCTCCTCTTACTGCCATTAAAAAAAGAAGAGAGACACGAAGACAGATAAGGGGTATGCTTGAGTGCAGACCCATGAAACAGACTCCACTGAACCCAATCATTTGCTCTCTTATCTTGACTTTAATGTGGCTGTGGGGCAGATGGTGCACTCGTACAGCCGCCCTCTAATACACCAGAGTACCAAAGCAGAGAGCCTCGGCCTGAAAGCAATGAGCTCCTACAGTGAGGGCCATCCCTGAGTGCCATGGAAATCGAAACAGATTGACGACCCCTGGCCAGTCGGTGGTGGGCGTAAATGATTGGGCAACATCAATACGACCCCTCCTAGACTCCTAGCGTCTGGTTTCATTATTCAATCCCAATGTTCTTTGTAGTTAATGAACTCCTATAAAGAGTCTTTATGACACGGCTGTTGAATTACCTTGCAGATAGTAGGGTGCCCCCACAGTGTCTCATAGAAAAGGCTTGCTAAGTGTCAACCTTCTGTGTACAGAAATAGAGACGTTTCTGAGATGTCTACCCTTTACAACTGGAACTACATTTTAGTCAATTGCATTAGCAATTAGAGTTAAGTTGTCAAAAACTTTCTTCTGCACACTGATGTTTAACAGTTAGGAATTACATAGAATCATAATCTATCACATTATTAGATATGACATTAGCGACATACTGTGTAGAACAAGAATGAAATGCAATGGGACAAAGAAAAGAAAGTCATGAGGGGCAACTGCATTATCTTCTGTATCGTATGACACATTACACAAACCTCTTAAAATAACCCTCTCTTGGATTGCAACTTCATTTTAGGTCCGACATCCTTATGACAGGCTGACTTGAATATCAATGCGACAGATAGGGACCTTCCAGACAAAagcaatgtacagttgaagtcggaagtttacatacaccttagccaaatgcatttaaactcagtttttcacaattcctgacatttaatcctagtaaaaattccctgttttaggtcagttaggattaccaccttattttaagaatgtgaagtgtccgaataatagtagagagaattatttatttcagcttttatttctttcatcacattcccagtgggtcagaagtttacatacactcaattagtatttggtagcattgcctttaaattgtttaacttgggtcaaacgtttaggtagccttccacaagctcccacaataagttgggtgaattttggcccagtcctcctgacagagctggtgtaactgagtcaggtttgtaggcctccttgctcgcacacgctttttcagttttggccacaaatgttctatgggattgaggtcagggctttgtgatggccactccaatcacttgactttgttgtccttatgccattttgccacaactttggaagtatgcttgggatcattgtccatttggaagacccatttgcaaccaagccttaacttcctgactgatgtctggagatgttgcttcaatatatccacataatttttctcatgatgccatctattttgtgacatgcaccagtccctcctgcagcaaagcacccccacaacatgatgctgccacccctgtgcttcacggttgggatggtgttcttcagcttgcaagcatcctcctttttcctccaaacataacaatggtcattatggccaaacagttctatttttgtttcatcagaccagaggaaatttctccaaaaagtacgatctttgtccccatgtgcagttgcaaactgcagtctggattttttatggatgttttggagcagtggcttcttccttgccaagcagcctttcaggttatgtcgatataggactcgttttactgtggatatagatacttttgtacctgtttcctccagcatcttcacaaggtcgttttactgtgctgttgttctgggattgatttgcactttttgcaccaaagtttgttcatctctaggagacagaacgcatctccttcctgagcagtatgatggctgcgtggtcccatggtgtctaTACTTGCATActaatgtttgtacagatgaacgtggcaccttcaggcgtttggaaattgctcctaaggatgaaccagacttgtggaggtctacaagtctgtttaaaaaggcacagtcaacttagtgtatgtaaacttctggcacactgtaattgtgatacagtgaatgataagtgaaataatctgtctgtaaacaagtgttggaaaaattacttgagtCATGcatgaagtagatgtcctaaccgacttgccaaaactatagtttgttaacaagaaatgtgtggaggagttgaaaaacaagttttaatgacgccaacctaagtgtatgtaaacttctgacttcaactgtacagtatgtgtcatTTTTCAGAAACATAGTTCAAAGTAAACAAGTTGGTGAGAGACAACAAGTGAACAAAATACTTCACGACTAGCCTATTTAGATTTGAGCTGCCTCcatcaaaatagatttttttcccccGCATCCCCTCACCAAAAGAATCAGTCCTTTGAGTTGAACCCTTGCTTTACAGGTCACAACTTTCCCTGACGTTTGCCACCAGACAATGGAGCCACTACAAAGCTATAGGGACCTCAGTCTGCCCCTGTCCTAATCCTGCACAAACGAGACGAAAGCCAGATTTCACAGGCTTGTGCTTCACAATGACTAGACTGGCGGGAGTTTTtttacacacactatatatatatatatatatatatatatatatatatatatatatatatgtgtgtgtgtatggctgaATGGCAGAGAGAATGACAAAGTCATCTacacattatctctctctctgtccccctctctcacaTAGACAGGTCTCCCATACAGATCACAGCTGCCAATGTTCAAGCCCTCTCAGTCACAGACAGAGTTAACAAAGCAATCATCACCTTGACAATGAGCCTTTCACAGAGCCTTCCACACAGGGTAAGGCAGGGGATGCCAATACATGAACATGCAGGCAGCACTGACTTCTATGCATAGTAAAACAGCCCAGATAGGAATAATAAAATCACATTCAGTGAGTAGCTAATGAACTAACTCATAGAGTTGGCGTTGCCAGCACGATATCCAAACCAACTGAgcaatattttatcaaaataaATCACCACAAGCAACAACAGCAAGGACAACACAATGGTTATTGGTCTTACTTCCCATGACTTCCAAGACCCAGAATATTCAATGAATAATTTCTAGGAACATATTCATAATAAGAACAATGATACAGAAAGTTATAATCCCTAATGAATGGATAATGAATTCATCTATGGGACCAACAATAGATTATATGCCAGCGATCATAAACTACATTAAGCCGCAGGTCGATTTTTTTCTTGACCGGATAGTCAGGAGGCCAGAACATAATGACAAATCATTTGAAGACTGCAAATTTGAAGCCCAAACTGATatttttgactaaaacataacaatttcaaaccttgcttagatttgtatacgatcacatatatctattatgcgtgggaacactttggaacagatttccaaattaaaatcacttggggctgatttgctggtgggtttttttgctcagaaaacttggggggccaaataaaatcacccccGGGCTAAATTTGGTAAAACCCTGTTATACGCCCATCTGGTCCTGTTCACTTTTTCTCAGTCTCTCTTTTCATGCTTCTGAGGATTAATGTAAAGAGAGCAACCTTACACCAAATAAGAGCAAGAGCAAGCTTCTCTAgagctctctgtctttctttccctCCCCTTGCAGGTGGCCCCGTTCACCCTACTTTCAGAGGCTGCTAGGACGATGGAAGAATTCACATGTAAATAGGCCACTCGCTCGCTAAGACAGGAAAAAGAAAGATGAATCCTGATATGATAACCCTGCATAATGAGCAGCAGAGGAGTATGCATTATTGCTACTTCCCTTGAGTACAGTGTACACAGCTTGAAAATGTATACAGttagagaaaatatatttttactaCACAGGTAGAGAAAATATTTCCACAAAAATATTTGATTCCGACGAGCTCCAGAAGACAGACTTGATGTACATTTTCTTGCACTTTGAGAAAGTGAGTTGACGCACGACATTCCTAATCTCAAGGTTAGCTAGTAGAGTAGTGGAATGAGGAGTGGGTTTCTCCTTTCCTACAATTGTCTTCCTAAAGCGACACGCAGTTGCCAGTGCAGACGTGAGACAATGCCTTTAATACAGTGATCCTGTTACTGAGGAGAGGGACTTACTATTGTCACAGAGTTGACCTCAGCCAGGGCCAAGCGGTCAAATAAAACCCACCACCTAGTAGATGTCCAGGAAACTAGTTGGGCATAGGGACATCATGTGACGACGGGCCATTACAGGGCATGAATAGTACTTTCCCATGTTAGTTTATAATTGAGTTAGCAAAAGCAAAGTGTGAGAAAGGAAACCAGCTTCAGGATTTCCAAAGCCATGTCCAATCCTAATCCCTAGTTATTACATCAGCGGATCAACGGAAGAGACCCTACCACCAGGCCTGTATCAGGATCTGACCCCAAAACTAGTCCCATGATCAGACTCACACTCACTCCCATTACCTCCATTTCCTAGAATGGAGAGCAGGAAATGGGAATAGAAGGAATATGTTGCTGCCATCCAATAGGGTTTCCTTCCTTGGAAAACAAGCTGGGAAGAGTTGCACAACACAGATAAGGAGTGACACCCTCAAGATTAATCTTGGACCTGAGGCCGTACTGTCTGTCTTTCTTTAAAACCTGATGCATATCAATCAAAAGACAGACATTGTCAAATGTGGTGTAGGTTTAACAGTACTAATATAATTTGAAATCAGGAAAGAAAGGACAGTGAAATGGCATCTATAACATACAGGACCATTACAAACAGGTCTAATAATTTTGTCAAATACATCATGAGAACAAAGAGCAAATTCTGCACTTCAAGTGGAGCATTGTAAAGAACAGAATAACAGGGACAACATATGCAAATGTAGTACTATATTTAGTAGGTCAACTGCTGCTCCCTCCCCCTGTTGCTCTACAGTACAAGGTTACAATTGTTCTAAAGGGATGGGTGAGCAAAAGGCATCACTTCACTGAGCTATGTGACAACAGCCTCTCCCCATCACAAAAATGCTCTGCCTCCCAAGCCTCCAGTCTCCTCCTGCCCCAGCCTGTTGTACTGGGTATGGCATCTGGCTTGGCATGCAGAGTAGACTGCCCTGACTGCATTGCTGAGCCTCTCGGCTCCAGAAAACATAAAAAGGACTCCAGGCCCTATAATCACACTGCAAGTAAACACTCAACCACCATCACCTCAGTCATATCCGTCTTGTTTACTttcagaaagagaaaaaaagggaGGAGATTCATTATCCATCAGTACAAAGTGTGAGCATGAGCAACCAAGATTAATTTTTGATTTACTTCAGTTTCTTTCAAATATGAGAATCAGAGGACATACATTTTACACATCTCATCAGGTTTATCAGATCTGCAGAACTGAAAATATGATGACAAATAATCAAAATATAAATATCCTTCATACAAAACAAAAGCAGTGCGGCAAAGAGGTTTTTATTAATGATGAAAACATGAAACATATCCCATCTATTGTCCATGTGGCCAATAGGGACCAAGTACAGTTTGCTTCTTTTGAAGCAACTAAACTCTTTGTGTAATAAGCTCTATTGGGAAACCTCAAGGCTGTAAACTCCATCATCAAAAAAGGTCATCTAAAGTGCATTAACAAACAGACAGTAGAGGTACACTAGACAGACAAAAAGCACAAGACTGTACCTTCCTTTTGAGAAGGAAAGaaacatgtaaaaaaatatacaaaaaggTACAACATTTAAAAGTAGCTTAGGCACTCTTTACAAGGTTCAAAAGTTCCCTTTGAGGAAGACCACGTTTGTTGTCCTCCCACTAACCTTTGTAGAGAAAAGTGACTTATTTTCTGTTCTTCGTCAAACTTGTCATTTTTGAAGTAGCCATTACTAATGGTCTAATACCAAGGATCAAAACCATTCTTTGTAACGACAACTTACAAATTCCTATATAAAATCATAAACACCAAATCGTTTACCTTCACAGTGCTTTCTCAACCACTAAAAAGCAACAAATACTGAAGATGAAGCAAGAGACTGCTGTCTGAGACACGAGAACCTACAGTTTAACATTGACTGATAAAACTCAGTGTGCCGAGCCTATGGGAGAATTCCTATATCCACCCAGGTGCGAGAACATCTCCTTTTGTCCTTCATTTAAAACAAGAGATTCAGTTCACTCCTTGATCATCTCTTTTTCTTCTGTTGGCGGAGCATCTTTCTCCGTTTAAGGATCATATCATGGAGTCTCTCCATGCCATCTTTCAGTCCGTCTCCTATGATGGCACAAGTGGGCTGCAGGTGCCAAGGCGTGCCAGGGCCCAGTTCCTTCAACGCTAGCGCCTTTTCAATCTCCGCCAGGCTCAGAGAGTGCCTCAGGTCTTGCTTGTTAGCCACCACCAGCAGTGGCACTCCCTGGTTGTCTCCGGTCTTGGCGATCTTATGGAGCTCCGTTTTAGCCTCCTCCATGCGTTCGGCATCTACAGAGTCCACCACGAATACAATTCCATCGGTACAGCGTGTGTATGACTTCCACAATGGACGCAACTTCTCTTGTCCACCCACGTCCCAGAAATGGAAGGTCACCGTCCTGTGGCCGCCCAAAGACACATTGACCTTTTCTGCGTTGAAGCCTTTGGTGGGCACTGTGTTGACAAACTCATTGAACTGCAACCTGTACAGGACAGTTGTTTTACCTGCAGAGTCCAGTCCCAAAATGGCGATATGGAATGACTGAAAAAAGGGGATTCTTGAGAGGAAGGTCTGTTGTTCTGATAATCTATTCCCCATCTTTTCTCATGTGGGGAACAACAGGTGGAATAAAAGGGTTGGTCTACTTCTCCAACGATGATTGGCACTGATTATATTCCAATTAGAAGACAACAGTGacctaaaaacaaaacaaattttACTTCAGCCAAGCAAAAATAGGACACAAATATAAGTCTACCACAAATTTAAATCGACACAGAATACCTATAGACTATATGAAGGTGATCAAATCAGTTATCCATGTGTTATTCACTTATTGAGGGCAGCATTTGACCTGGGTACTGCCAAATGCATATGACATTCATTAGACACCCTCAATTTTAAAGGCTCAAATGAAAATACAATGCAGAAATACCGGACTTTGTCAAGGTCCACTACACACTTGAATTTTAGGCGGCAGCAATGCACAAGCCTATTGCCAAGGATAGGCGCGTATTTAATATAAAGTCGATAGGCATGCAGATGCTGACAGCCAGTAACGCCACTTGACCTGATACCAGGCTCTCAAATTGCTGCATAAATCTTTATAATAGCCTACAACCGTTCCGTCCAGCCAGACATTTTCGTGCAGGGCATCACTTACATCTATTCACTCTGAATATGCGGAACTGTGTT includes the following:
- the LOC120048368 gene encoding ADP-ribosylation factor-like protein 4A, with the protein product MGNRLSEQQTFLSRIPFFQSFHIAILGLDSAGKTTVLYRLQFNEFVNTVPTKGFNAEKVNVSLGGHRTVTFHFWDVGGQEKLRPLWKSYTRCTDGIVFVVDSVDAERMEEAKTELHKIAKTGDNQGVPLLVVANKQDLRHSLSLAEIEKALALKELGPGTPWHLQPTCAIIGDGLKDGMERLHDMILKRRKMLRQQKKKR